From Amycolatopsis sp. cg9, one genomic window encodes:
- the rplP gene encoding 50S ribosomal protein L16 produces the protein MLIPRRVKHRKQHSPKRHGAAKGGTKVSFGEYGIQALEHSYVTNRQIESARIAMTRHIKRGGKVWTTIYPDRPLTKKPAETRMGSGKGSPEWWIANVKPGRVMFEISFPNEETAREALRRAIHKLPMKCRIVTREGGEF, from the coding sequence GTGCTCATCCCGCGCAGGGTCAAGCACCGGAAGCAGCACTCCCCGAAGCGCCACGGCGCCGCCAAGGGTGGCACGAAGGTCAGCTTCGGCGAGTACGGCATCCAGGCGCTTGAGCACAGCTACGTGACGAACCGGCAGATCGAGTCCGCTCGTATCGCCATGACCCGTCACATCAAGCGTGGTGGCAAGGTGTGGACGACCATCTACCCGGACCGCCCGCTGACCAAGAAGCCGGCCGAAACCCGCATGGGTTCCGGTAAGGGTTCGCCCGAGTGGTGGATCGCCAACGTGAAGCCGGGCCGCGTGATGTTCGAGATCTCGTTCCCGAACGAGGAGACCGCCCGTGAGGCGCTCCGCCGCGCGATCCACAAGCTGCCCATGAAGTGCCGCATCGTGACCCGTGAAGGTGGTGAGTTCTGA
- the rpmC gene encoding 50S ribosomal protein L29, translating to MANAGALASELRELTAEELVLRLKEYKEELFNLRFQMATGQLDNNRRLRTVRTDIARIYTVMRERELGLSVAPDAESEGAA from the coding sequence ATGGCGAACGCTGGTGCTCTGGCATCGGAGCTGCGTGAGCTCACCGCGGAAGAGCTCGTCCTGCGTCTGAAGGAATACAAGGAGGAGCTCTTCAACCTCCGCTTCCAGATGGCGACCGGGCAGCTCGACAACAACCGCCGTCTGCGCACCGTCCGCACGGACATCGCGCGGATCTACACGGTCATGCGCGAGCGCGAACTCGGCCTGTCCGTTGCCCCCGACGCCGAGAGTGAAGGTGCCGCATGA
- the rpsQ gene encoding 30S ribosomal protein S17 encodes MSEPTTETPARNDRKVREGYVVSDKMNKTIVVELEDRKKHPRYSKVVRTTSKVKVHDENNEAGVGDRVTLMETRPLSASKRWRLVQIVEKAK; translated from the coding sequence ATGAGCGAGCCCACCACCGAGACGCCGGCCCGGAACGACCGCAAGGTCCGCGAGGGCTACGTCGTCTCGGACAAGATGAACAAGACGATCGTGGTCGAGCTCGAGGACCGCAAGAAGCACCCCCGTTACTCGAAGGTCGTCCGCACCACCTCCAAAGTGAAGGTGCACGACGAGAACAACGAGGCGGGCGTGGGCGACCGGGTCACCCTGATGGAGACCCGCCCGCTGTCGGCATCGAAGCGGTGGCGCCTGGTGCAGATCGTGGAGAAGGCCAAGTAA
- the rplN gene encoding 50S ribosomal protein L14: protein MIQQESRLRVADNTGAKEILCIRVLGGSGRRYAGIGDIIVATVKDAIPAAGVKKGDVVKAVIVRTVKERRRPDGSYIRFDENAAVLIKNDNEPRGTRIFGPVGRELRDRKFMKIISLAPEVL from the coding sequence GTGATCCAGCAGGAGTCGCGGCTTCGGGTAGCCGACAACACGGGTGCGAAGGAAATCCTCTGCATCCGGGTTCTCGGTGGTTCCGGGCGGCGCTACGCCGGCATCGGCGACATCATCGTCGCCACCGTGAAGGACGCCATCCCGGCTGCCGGGGTGAAGAAGGGCGACGTCGTCAAGGCTGTCATCGTCCGCACGGTCAAGGAGCGTCGTCGTCCGGACGGTTCCTACATCCGGTTCGACGAGAACGCCGCCGTGCTCATCAAGAACGACAACGAGCCCCGCGGCACCCGCATCTTCGGCCCGGTGGGCCGCGAGCTGCGCGACCGAAAGTTCATGAAGATCATTTCGCTCGCGCCGGAGGTGCTGTGA
- the rplX gene encoding 50S ribosomal protein L24, protein MKVKKGDTVVVIAGKDKGAKGKVIQAYPERDRVLVEGVNRIKKHTRISQTQRGAQSGGIVTQEAPIHVSNVMVVDSDGKPSRVGYRIGEDGKKVRISRRNGKDI, encoded by the coding sequence ATGAAGGTGAAGAAGGGCGACACGGTCGTCGTCATCGCCGGCAAGGACAAGGGCGCCAAGGGCAAGGTCATCCAGGCTTACCCCGAGCGCGACCGCGTGCTGGTCGAGGGCGTGAACCGGATCAAGAAGCACACGCGGATCAGCCAGACCCAGCGCGGCGCGCAGTCCGGCGGCATCGTCACGCAGGAGGCGCCCATCCACGTCTCGAACGTGATGGTCGTCGACTCGGACGGCAAGCCGTCCCGGGTGGGTTACCGCATCGGCGAGGACGGCAAGAAGGTCCGGATCTCGCGCCGGAACGGTAAGGACATCTGA
- the rplE gene encoding 50S ribosomal protein L5: MTTAEKVAPRLKVRYRDEIKGQLQAEFSFANVHQIPGVVKVVVNMGVGDAARDSKLIEGAVKDLALITGQKPEVRKARKSIAQFKLREGQPIGARVTLRGDRMWEFLDRLLTIALPRIRDFRGLSPKQFDGHGNYTFGLNEQSMFHEIDPDSIDRPRGMDVTVVTTATNDDEGRALLRKLGFPFKEN, encoded by the coding sequence ATGACCACCGCAGAGAAGGTCGCGCCGCGCCTCAAGGTGCGCTACCGCGACGAGATCAAGGGCCAGCTGCAGGCGGAGTTCTCCTTCGCCAACGTCCACCAGATCCCGGGCGTGGTGAAGGTCGTCGTGAACATGGGTGTCGGTGACGCCGCCCGTGACAGCAAGCTGATCGAGGGCGCGGTCAAGGACCTCGCCCTGATCACCGGTCAGAAGCCCGAGGTCCGGAAGGCCCGCAAGTCCATCGCGCAGTTCAAGCTGCGCGAGGGCCAGCCGATCGGCGCGCGCGTCACGCTGCGCGGCGACCGGATGTGGGAGTTCCTCGACCGGCTGCTGACCATCGCGCTGCCGCGTATCCGCGACTTCCGCGGGCTTTCGCCGAAGCAGTTCGACGGCCACGGCAACTACACGTTCGGTCTCAACGAGCAGTCGATGTTCCACGAGATCGACCCCGACTCCATCGACCGCCCGCGCGGCATGGACGTCACCGTCGTCACGACCGCCACGAACGACGACGAGGGCCGGGCGCTGCTGCGCAAGCTCGGCTTCCCGTTCAAGGAGAACTGA
- a CDS encoding type Z 30S ribosomal protein S14, which produces MAKKALVHKAAKKPKFAVRAYTRCQRCGRPHAVFRKFGLCRICLREMAHAGELPGVRKSSW; this is translated from the coding sequence ATGGCCAAGAAAGCACTGGTCCACAAGGCCGCGAAGAAGCCGAAGTTCGCCGTGCGCGCCTACACCCGCTGCCAGCGGTGCGGCCGCCCGCACGCCGTGTTCCGCAAGTTCGGGCTCTGCCGGATCTGCCTTCGCGAGATGGCACACGCGGGCGAACTGCCCGGCGTCCGCAAGTCCAGCTGGTAA
- the rpsH gene encoding 30S ribosomal protein S8: MTMTDPIADFLTRLRNANSAYHDEVKLPHSKLKANIAEILKREGYIAGYHDEPGEKHKNLVVELKYGPNRERSIAGLRRVSKPGLRVYAKSTELPSVLGGLGIAIISTSGGLQTDRQAKRNSVGGEVLAYVW, from the coding sequence ATGACGATGACCGACCCCATCGCAGACTTCTTGACGCGTCTGCGTAACGCGAACTCGGCGTACCACGACGAGGTCAAGCTCCCGCACTCGAAGCTCAAGGCGAACATCGCCGAGATCCTCAAGCGCGAGGGTTACATCGCGGGCTACCACGACGAGCCGGGCGAAAAGCACAAGAACCTCGTCGTCGAACTCAAGTACGGCCCCAACCGCGAGCGGAGCATCGCCGGCCTGCGGCGCGTCTCCAAGCCCGGTCTGCGGGTCTACGCAAAATCGACCGAACTGCCGTCCGTTCTCGGCGGCCTGGGCATCGCGATCATCTCGACGTCCGGTGGCCTCCAGACCGACCGGCAGGCCAAGCGCAACAGCGTGGGCGGCGAAGTCCTCGCCTACGTCTGGTAA
- the rplF gene encoding 50S ribosomal protein L6 has protein sequence MSRIGKLPVAVPSGVEVTIDGQHIKVKGPKGTLEHTVAEPIVVERDEDGTLLVKRPDDERNSKALHGLTRTLVNNLVVGVTAGYEKKMEIHGVGYRVQAKGSDLEFALGYSHPVKIEAPEGITFKVETPTRFSVSGIDKQKVGQISAVIRRLRRPDPYKGKGLRYEGEKIRRKVGKTGK, from the coding sequence ATGTCACGCATCGGAAAGCTGCCGGTCGCCGTCCCCTCCGGGGTCGAGGTGACCATCGACGGCCAGCACATCAAGGTCAAGGGGCCCAAGGGCACCCTGGAGCACACGGTCGCCGAGCCGATCGTCGTCGAACGCGACGAAGACGGCACGCTGCTGGTCAAGCGCCCGGACGACGAGCGCAACTCCAAGGCGCTGCACGGGCTCACCCGCACGCTGGTGAACAACCTCGTCGTCGGCGTCACCGCCGGCTACGAGAAGAAGATGGAAATCCACGGCGTGGGTTACCGCGTGCAGGCCAAGGGCTCGGACCTCGAGTTCGCCCTCGGCTACTCGCACCCGGTGAAGATCGAGGCCCCGGAGGGCATCACCTTCAAGGTGGAGACCCCGACCCGGTTCTCGGTCTCCGGCATCGACAAGCAGAAGGTCGGCCAGATCTCGGCGGTCATCCGCCGGCTGCGGCGCCCGGACCCGTACAAGGGCAAGGGCCTGCGGTACGAGGGCGAGAAGATCCGCCGCAAGGTCGGAAAGACGGGTAAGTGA
- the rplR gene encoding 50S ribosomal protein L18, with protein sequence MSDTTTKRKPVGKDISTRRRVAKARRHFRLRKKVSGTDQRPRLVVKRSSRHIAVQVIDDLAGRTLVSASTLEADVRTLDGDKKAKAAKVGELVAARAKNAGISAVVFDRGGNAYHGRIAALADAAREAGLEF encoded by the coding sequence ATGAGCGACACGACTACGAAGCGCAAGCCGGTGGGCAAGGACATCTCGACCCGCCGCCGCGTCGCGAAGGCCCGTCGGCACTTCCGCCTCCGCAAGAAGGTGTCGGGCACGGACCAGCGTCCGCGCCTGGTCGTCAAGCGGTCCTCGCGGCACATCGCCGTGCAGGTCATCGACGACCTGGCCGGCCGCACGCTGGTGTCGGCGTCCACCCTCGAGGCGGACGTCCGGACGCTCGACGGCGACAAGAAGGCCAAGGCCGCCAAGGTCGGGGAGCTCGTCGCCGCGCGCGCCAAGAACGCCGGGATCTCGGCTGTGGTGTTCGACCGTGGGGGCAACGCCTACCACGGCCGCATCGCCGCGCTCGCCGACGCCGCCCGCGAGGCGGGGTTGGAGTTCTGA
- the rpsE gene encoding 30S ribosomal protein S5 has protein sequence MPGRTRQFGGGQGGPGGQGGNDRGDRRDRRDRRDSGRGGAAQDKTPHLEKVVTINRVAKVVKGGRRFSFTALVVVGDGDGQVGVGYGKAKEVPAAIAKGVEEAKKNFFRVPRVGGTIPHPIQGEEAAGVVLLRPASAGTGVIAGGPVRAVLECAGVHDVLSKSLGSDNAINIVHATVAALKGLQRPEEVAARRGLPLEDVAPARMLRQRAGQGV, from the coding sequence ATGCCGGGACGTACACGGCAATTCGGCGGCGGCCAGGGTGGACCCGGCGGGCAGGGCGGCAACGACCGCGGTGACCGTCGCGACCGCCGTGACCGGCGCGACAGCGGTCGTGGCGGGGCGGCCCAGGACAAGACCCCGCACCTCGAGAAGGTCGTGACGATCAACCGCGTCGCCAAGGTCGTCAAGGGTGGTCGTCGCTTCAGCTTCACCGCCCTGGTGGTCGTCGGTGACGGCGACGGTCAGGTCGGCGTCGGCTACGGCAAGGCCAAGGAAGTTCCCGCGGCCATCGCCAAGGGCGTCGAGGAAGCGAAGAAGAACTTCTTCCGCGTCCCGCGCGTCGGCGGCACCATCCCGCACCCGATCCAGGGTGAGGAAGCCGCCGGTGTCGTGCTGCTCCGTCCGGCGTCCGCCGGTACCGGCGTCATCGCCGGTGGCCCGGTGCGCGCGGTGCTGGAGTGCGCGGGTGTCCACGACGTGCTGTCGAAGTCGCTCGGCTCCGACAACGCGATCAACATCGTGCACGCGACCGTGGCGGCCCTCAAGGGCCTGCAGCGTCCCGAAGAGGTGGCGGCCCGCCGTGGCCTGCCGCTCGAGGACGTCGCCCCGGCCCGGATGCTGCGCCAGCGTGCCGGCCAGGGGGTCTGA
- the rpmD gene encoding 50S ribosomal protein L30 produces MAQLKVTQVKSKIGTKHAHRESLRTLGLRKIRQSVVREDTPQVRGLIHTVRHLVEVEEVKA; encoded by the coding sequence ATGGCTCAGCTCAAGGTCACGCAGGTCAAGAGCAAGATCGGCACGAAGCACGCTCACCGCGAGTCGCTGCGCACCCTCGGGCTGCGCAAGATCCGCCAGAGCGTCGTGCGTGAAGACACCCCCCAGGTGCGCGGCCTGATCCACACCGTCCGCCACCTGGTGGAGGTCGAGGAGGTCAAGGCATGA
- the rplO gene encoding 50S ribosomal protein L15, which produces MTAIKIHHLRPAPGAKRDKMRVGRGEGSKGKTAGRGTKGTKARKNVPAGFEGGQMPIHMRLPKLRGFKNRFRTEYQPVNVGDIARVFPDGGKIGAEELVQGGLVRKGKLVKVLGNGDLNGVKLDITADAFSGSAKEKLEAAGGSATTN; this is translated from the coding sequence ATGACGGCCATCAAGATCCACCACCTGCGTCCGGCTCCGGGCGCCAAGCGCGACAAGATGCGCGTCGGTCGTGGTGAGGGTTCGAAGGGCAAGACGGCCGGTCGCGGTACGAAGGGCACCAAGGCCCGGAAGAACGTGCCCGCCGGGTTCGAGGGTGGGCAGATGCCCATCCACATGCGGCTCCCGAAGCTGCGTGGGTTCAAGAACCGCTTCCGCACCGAGTACCAGCCGGTGAACGTGGGCGACATCGCCCGCGTCTTCCCGGACGGCGGCAAGATCGGCGCCGAGGAGCTCGTGCAGGGCGGCCTGGTCCGCAAGGGCAAGCTGGTGAAGGTCCTCGGCAACGGCGACCTCAACGGCGTCAAGCTGGACATCACGGCGGACGCCTTCTCCGGCTCCGCCAAGGAGAAGCTCGAGGCGGCCGGCGGTTCGGCCACCACCAACTGA
- a CDS encoding LysE family translocator: protein MSWLLVFFGASLLIALTPGANNLLGLHHGMTHGVRPALAGLGGRLAAFTLLITAVAAGLGQLLAASETALTIIKWAGVAYLLYLGVRLLWSTFRGTAEPREPDTQPAGPWRAARKEFGVAITNPKAILIFTAFVPQFIDAGRGPVPGQIALLGAVYLLAEFLAGSVYVGVGAAARSARLSRRARRNVDRGTGVVLVGLAGVLASANA, encoded by the coding sequence GTGTCGTGGCTACTGGTCTTCTTCGGGGCATCGCTGCTCATCGCGCTTACGCCAGGGGCGAACAACCTGCTGGGGCTCCACCACGGCATGACGCACGGTGTTCGTCCCGCCCTCGCCGGATTGGGCGGCCGGCTGGCCGCGTTCACCCTGTTGATCACGGCCGTCGCCGCCGGGCTGGGGCAGCTGCTGGCCGCCTCCGAGACCGCGCTCACGATCATCAAGTGGGCCGGTGTCGCCTACCTGCTGTACCTCGGCGTGCGCCTGCTTTGGTCCACTTTCCGGGGCACCGCCGAACCGCGCGAACCGGACACCCAGCCCGCCGGCCCGTGGCGCGCCGCCCGCAAGGAGTTCGGCGTCGCGATCACCAACCCGAAGGCGATCCTGATCTTCACCGCGTTCGTCCCGCAGTTCATCGACGCAGGTCGCGGGCCGGTTCCGGGGCAGATCGCGCTCCTCGGCGCGGTGTACCTGCTGGCCGAGTTCCTGGCCGGCTCGGTCTACGTCGGCGTCGGCGCCGCCGCGCGGTCGGCCAGGCTCTCGCGCCGGGCCCGGCGCAACGTCGACCGCGGCACCGGCGTGGTCCTCGTCGGGCTGGCCGGCGTGCTGGCGTCGGCGAACGCTTGA
- the secY gene encoding preprotein translocase subunit SecY, giving the protein MFSAFRSALATPDLRKKILFTLAIVAVYRIGATIPAPGISYGAVQACSSQGGQEGVYQLLNLFSGGALLQLSLFSTGIMPYITASIIIQLLTVVIPRFEELKKEGQSGQGKLTQYTRYLTIALAILQATGVVALADRKQLFPDCDQPIIPDNSIYSLSLIVITMTAGTAVMMWLGELITERGIGNGMSVLIFLNIAARIPAEGGNILSNAGGVGLAVVCVFGLIIIASVIFVEQGQRRIPVQYAKRMIGRRMYGGTSTYLPIKVNQAGVIPVIFASSLLYLPDLISRLVGDQNANSGWQVFIKNYIVNQSSWVHIALYFALIIFFTYFYITITFNVDERAEEMKKFGGFIPGIRPGRPTAEYLSFVLGRITLPGSLYLGIIAILPNFFLSLTGSGNNQNFPFGGTAVLIMVGVGLDTVKQIESQLMQRNYEGFLK; this is encoded by the coding sequence GTGTTCAGCGCCTTCCGCTCGGCTCTCGCGACGCCGGATCTACGCAAGAAGATCCTGTTCACGCTAGCCATCGTCGCGGTCTACCGAATCGGTGCGACCATTCCGGCACCCGGGATCTCGTACGGAGCCGTGCAGGCCTGTAGCTCCCAGGGCGGCCAGGAAGGCGTCTACCAGCTGCTGAACCTGTTCAGCGGCGGTGCGCTGCTGCAGCTGTCGCTCTTCTCGACCGGGATCATGCCGTACATCACGGCGAGCATCATCATCCAGCTGCTCACCGTGGTCATCCCGCGGTTCGAGGAGCTGAAGAAGGAAGGCCAGTCCGGCCAGGGCAAGCTGACCCAGTACACCCGGTACCTGACGATCGCGCTGGCGATCCTGCAGGCCACCGGCGTGGTCGCGCTCGCGGACCGCAAGCAGCTCTTCCCGGACTGCGACCAGCCGATCATCCCGGACAACAGCATCTACTCGCTGTCCCTCATCGTCATCACGATGACCGCGGGCACCGCCGTGATGATGTGGCTGGGCGAGCTGATCACCGAGCGCGGCATCGGCAACGGCATGTCCGTCCTGATCTTCCTGAACATCGCGGCGCGCATCCCGGCCGAGGGCGGCAACATCCTCAGCAACGCCGGTGGTGTCGGCCTGGCGGTCGTCTGCGTCTTCGGGCTGATCATCATCGCCAGCGTCATCTTCGTCGAGCAGGGCCAGCGCCGGATCCCGGTGCAGTACGCCAAGCGCATGATCGGCCGCCGGATGTACGGCGGCACGTCGACCTACCTGCCGATCAAGGTGAACCAGGCCGGTGTCATCCCGGTCATCTTCGCGTCTTCCCTGCTGTACCTGCCGGACCTGATCAGCCGCCTCGTCGGCGACCAGAACGCCAACTCCGGCTGGCAGGTCTTCATCAAGAACTACATCGTGAACCAGTCCAGCTGGGTGCACATCGCGCTGTACTTCGCGCTGATCATCTTCTTCACGTACTTCTACATCACGATCACGTTCAACGTGGACGAGCGTGCGGAAGAGATGAAGAAGTTCGGCGGGTTCATCCCGGGCATCCGCCCCGGCCGCCCGACCGCGGAGTACCTGAGCTTCGTGCTCGGCCGGATCACCCTGCCGGGCTCGCTGTACCTGGGCATCATCGCGATCCTCCCGAACTTCTTCCTGTCGTTGACCGGTAGCGGGAACAACCAGAACTTCCCGTTCGGCGGCACGGCTGTGCTGATCATGGTCGGTGTCGGGCTCGACACCGTGAAGCAGATCGAAAGCCAGCTGATGCAGCGCAACTACGAAGGGTTCTTGAAGTGA
- a CDS encoding adenylate kinase, which produces MTRLVLVGPPGAGKGTQAVALSEQLRIPHISTGDLFRAHVGQETPLGQEAKRYLDSGELVPDSVTNEMVRERLAEPDAKVGFLLDGFPRNTKQAEVLGEILGDTDVSLDAVIQLQVPEDVVVGRLMSRGRADDTEEVIRRRQQIYVSDTAPLLEYYADILVTVDGVGSVEEISGRVLEALRDRT; this is translated from the coding sequence GTGACGCGGCTGGTTCTCGTGGGTCCGCCCGGCGCGGGCAAAGGCACGCAGGCGGTGGCCCTGTCCGAGCAGCTGCGGATCCCGCACATCTCGACCGGCGACCTCTTCCGCGCGCACGTCGGCCAGGAGACCCCGCTCGGCCAGGAAGCGAAGCGCTACCTGGACTCGGGCGAGCTCGTGCCCGACTCGGTGACGAACGAAATGGTCCGCGAGCGGCTCGCCGAGCCGGACGCCAAGGTCGGCTTCCTGCTCGACGGCTTCCCCCGCAACACCAAGCAGGCCGAGGTCCTCGGGGAGATCCTGGGCGACACGGACGTCTCGCTCGACGCGGTGATCCAGCTGCAGGTGCCGGAGGACGTCGTCGTCGGCCGGCTCATGTCGCGCGGCCGCGCGGACGACACCGAAGAGGTCATCCGACGCCGTCAGCAGATCTACGTGTCGGACACCGCGCCGCTGCTGGAGTACTACGCCGACATCCTCGTGACCGTCGACGGCGTCGGCAGCGTCGAGGAGATCTCCGGCCGGGTCCTGGAAGCGCTGCGCGACCGCACGTGA
- the map gene encoding type I methionyl aminopeptidase, with translation MIEVKTPDELQAMRAAGLVVARTLAAVRAAAKPGVSTAELDELAEQTIRDAGAVPSFLGYHGFPASICASVNEQIVHGIPAKTQVLADGDIISVDCGAILDGWHGDSAVTLAIGDVSDADLALSAATEAAMWAGIEAVSAGGRLTDISYAVQSAAERAGRDDGIEYGMILEYGGHGIGRQMHMDPFLPNVGKPGKGPRLKPGMALAIEPMLTGGGGETRELDDGWTVVTADGSRAAHWEHTVAITEEDPWVLTAPEDA, from the coding sequence ATGATCGAGGTCAAGACCCCGGACGAGCTGCAGGCGATGCGGGCGGCGGGTCTCGTCGTGGCCCGCACGCTGGCGGCCGTCCGCGCCGCGGCGAAACCGGGCGTTAGCACCGCCGAGCTCGACGAGCTGGCGGAGCAGACGATCCGGGACGCCGGCGCGGTGCCGTCGTTCCTGGGCTACCACGGTTTCCCGGCGTCGATCTGCGCCTCGGTGAACGAACAGATCGTCCACGGCATCCCGGCGAAGACGCAGGTGCTGGCCGACGGCGACATCATCTCCGTCGACTGCGGGGCGATCCTCGACGGCTGGCACGGCGACTCCGCGGTGACGCTGGCCATCGGCGACGTCTCCGACGCCGACCTGGCGCTGTCCGCGGCGACCGAAGCGGCGATGTGGGCCGGCATCGAGGCGGTCAGCGCCGGCGGCCGGTTGACCGACATCTCCTACGCCGTCCAGTCGGCCGCCGAACGCGCGGGCCGCGACGACGGCATCGAGTACGGGATGATCCTCGAGTACGGCGGCCACGGCATCGGCCGCCAGATGCACATGGACCCGTTCCTGCCGAACGTCGGCAAGCCCGGCAAGGGCCCGCGGCTCAAGCCCGGCATGGCGCTGGCGATCGAGCCGATGCTGACCGGCGGCGGCGGCGAGACCCGCGAGCTGGACGACGGCTGGACGGTCGTCACGGCCGACGGCTCCCGCGCGGCCCACTGGGAGCACACCGTCGCGATCACCGAAGAAGACCCCTGGGTGCTCACCGCCCCGGAAGACGCCTGA
- the infA gene encoding translation initiation factor IF-1, which produces MAKKDGAIEVEGRVVEPLPNAMFRVELENGHKVLAHISGKMRQHYIRILPEDRVVVELSPYDLSRGRIVYRYK; this is translated from the coding sequence ATGGCGAAGAAAGACGGGGCCATCGAGGTCGAAGGCCGCGTAGTCGAGCCGCTCCCCAACGCGATGTTCCGCGTCGAGTTGGAGAACGGTCACAAGGTCCTGGCACACATCAGCGGCAAGATGCGGCAGCACTACATCCGCATCCTGCCGGAGGACAGGGTTGTCGTGGAGCTCTCGCCCTACGACCTCTCTCGTGGTCGCATCGTCTACCGCTACAAGTGA
- the rpmJ gene encoding 50S ribosomal protein L36, whose protein sequence is MKVQPSVKKICDKCKVIRRHGRIMVICENLRHKQRQG, encoded by the coding sequence GTGAAGGTCCAGCCGAGCGTCAAGAAGATCTGCGACAAGTGCAAGGTGATCCGCCGTCACGGCCGGATCATGGTGATCTGCGAGAACCTGCGGCACAAGCAGCGGCAGGGCTGA
- the rpsM gene encoding 30S ribosomal protein S13 — MARLAGVDLPREKRLEIALTYIYGIGRTRSKQLIKAAELNADTRVKDLSDDDLAKLRTYIEENFKVEGDLRREVNADIRRKIEIGCYEGLRWRRGLPVRGQRTKTNARTRKGPKKTVAGKKKAGKK; from the coding sequence ATGGCACGACTCGCTGGCGTAGACCTCCCCCGCGAGAAGCGGTTGGAGATCGCGCTTACGTACATCTACGGCATCGGCCGTACCCGCTCGAAGCAGCTCATCAAGGCTGCCGAGCTGAACGCGGACACCCGCGTCAAAGACCTCAGCGATGACGACCTCGCGAAGCTGCGTACGTACATCGAAGAGAACTTCAAGGTCGAGGGTGACCTTCGCCGCGAGGTGAACGCCGACATCCGTCGGAAGATCGAGATCGGGTGCTACGAGGGCCTTCGCTGGCGCCGCGGACTTCCCGTCCGTGGTCAGCGCACGAAGACCAACGCCCGTACCCGCAAGGGTCCGAAGAAGACGGTCGCCGGCAAGAAGAAGGCTGGCAAGAAGTGA
- the rpsK gene encoding 30S ribosomal protein S11, with amino-acid sequence MPPKSRTAAGAKKVRRKEKKNVAHGHAHIKSTFNNTIVSITDPTGAVIAWASSGHVGFKGSRKSTPFAAQMAAENAARKAAEHGMKKVDVFVKGPGSGRETAIRSLQAAGLEVGTIQDVTPQPHNGCRPPKRRRV; translated from the coding sequence ATGCCACCGAAGTCTCGTACTGCGGCCGGGGCCAAGAAGGTCCGCCGCAAGGAAAAGAAGAATGTCGCGCACGGTCACGCGCACATCAAGAGCACCTTCAACAACACCATCGTCTCGATCACGGACCCGACCGGTGCCGTGATCGCGTGGGCGTCGAGTGGTCACGTGGGCTTCAAGGGCTCGCGCAAGTCCACCCCGTTCGCCGCGCAGATGGCCGCCGAGAACGCTGCCCGCAAGGCCGCCGAGCACGGCATGAAGAAGGTCGACGTCTTCGTGAAGGGCCCGGGTTCGGGCCGCGAGACGGCGATCCGCTCGCTGCAGGCGGCCGGCCTCGAGGTCGGCACCATCCAGGACGTGACCCCGCAGCCTCACAACGGCTGCCGCCCGCCCAAGCGGCGCCGGGTCTGA